From the genome of Spinacia oleracea cultivar Varoflay chromosome 2, BTI_SOV_V1, whole genome shotgun sequence, one region includes:
- the LOC110791986 gene encoding endoglucanase 5-like produces the protein MGSFRLYGLLLVSLQLFYVLTSTATIKVVATATFDYNDALDKSLLFFEAQRSGSLPVNRRVTWRGDSGLNDGFSEQADLVGGYYDAGDHVKFGLPMAYSVTLISWAAIDFRKEILAANQMDYTLETIRWGTDYFLKAHCDKNVLWAQVGDGEADHSCWQRAEEMTTPRIAYRLDSSHPGSDVAGETAAALAAASLAFRSHNSSYSTLLLRHAKEIFSFADTFRGVYDDSYPDAETFYPSSGYSDELLWAAAWLYRATNNDYYLQYASYNAASLGGTGNSVKMFSWDNKYAGLQILLAKVLLDGDGQSYTDTLTQYKARADFFVCAYLQKNNGDNVPMTPGGLAFLLASNNLQYAASASFLLAIYSDYLSGSSSVIDCPDGKVQPQDLLNFAKSQADYILGENPQSMSYLIGYGTNYPQKAHHRGSSIPSMNELSSRLECSQGFDEWYKNWGPNPNILYGGLVGGPDSSDCFTDDRDNYDQSEPTLTAGAPLIGLFSKLHSVCSPSPPSGYYDSPKTPLKSSPAYTPGTPSIPKEPSTGEVPLYPPNQPTETPLQSTSVEDPAAPAPAPNSDYNMDSPASSPGIADYVLVNQPLNTAPSARGGGIQYFVLRAMLFLVPLLAIL, from the exons atGGGTAGTTTTCGCTTGTATGGCCTTCTGTTGGTGTCCTTGCAACTCTTTTACGTGCTAACTTCAACTGCTACGATCAAAGTTGTAGCTACTGCAACCTTTGATTATAATGATGCACTCGACAAGAGCTTATTGTTTTTCGAGGCACAGAGATCCGGTAGTCTCCCCGTGAATCGACGAGTTACATGGCGCGGAGATTCTGGCCTTAATGATGGTTTTTCAGAACAA GCGGACTTAGTAGGAGGATACTATGATGCAGGGGATCATGTGAAGTTCGGGCTTCCAATGGCGTATAGCGTGACGCTTATTTCATGGGCAGCTATTGATTTTAGGAAAGAAATCTTAGCTGCTAACCAGATGGATTATACCCTCGAAACCATTCGATGGGGAACTGATTACTTTCTCAAGGCACATTGTGACAAAAATGTTCTTTGGGCTCAG GTAGGAGACGGAGAAGCAGATCATAGTTGTTGGCAGCGTGCTGAAGAAATGACAACACCAAGAATAGCATATCGTCTTGATTCTAGTCATCCTGGTTCTGATGTTGCTGGTGAAACTGCCGCGGCTTTGGCTGCTGCTTCCTTAGCCTTTCGGTCTCACAATTCTTCCTACTCTACTCTTCTCCTGCGTCATGCCAAAGAG ATTTTCTCGTTTGCTGATACATTTAGGGGCGTGTATGATGATTCCTATCCAGATGCTGAAACATTCTATCCTTCATCAGGATATTCG GATGAACTCTTGTGGGCAGCTGCTTGGTTGTACCGAGCCACGAATAACGACTACTACCTGCAGTATGCATCTTACAATGCAGCTAGTTTAGGTGGAACAGGAAATTCGGTCAAAATGTTCTCTTGGGATAACAAGTATGCTGGCTTACAGATCCTTCTAGCAAAG GTTCTGTTGGATGGAGATGGTCAATCATACACTGACACTTTAACGCAGTACAAAGCCAGAGCAGATTTCTTTGTTTGCGCTTATTTGCAGAAAAACAATGGGGACAATGTTCCCATGACTCCAG GAGGGCTAGCATTCCTACTCGCGTCAAACAATTTGCAGTACGCGGCCTCAGCCTCTTTCCTTTTAGCCATCTATTCTGATTATCTGTCAGGATCAAGCTCTGTGATTGACTGTCCAGATGGTAAAGTACAGCCTCAAGATCTCCTCAACTTTGCAAAGTCACAG GCTGATTATATACTTGGGGAGAATCCTCAATCAATGAGTTACTTAATAGGATATGGAACCAATTATCCTCAAAAGGCTCACCATAGAGGTTCTTCTATCCCCTCAATGAATGAACTTAGCAGCAGGTTGGAATGTTCACAAGGGTTCGATGAATGGTATAAAAACTGGGGCCCGAACCCAAACATCCTGTATGGAGGTCTAGTTGGAGGGCCTGATAGCAGTGACTGCTTCACTGACGACCGAGATAACTACGACCAGAGTGAACCTACTCTCACTGCTGGCGCTCCTCTAATAGGCCTTTTCTCCAAGCTGCACAGTGTGTGTTCCCCAAGTCCTCCTTCAG GTTACTATGATTCCCCTAAAACACCACTAAAGT CTTCTCCTGCATACACACCAGGGACACCATCTATACCGAAGGAACCATCAACAGGCGAAG TTCCTCTGTATCCTCCGAACCAACCAACAGAAACTCCTCTTCAGAGTACATCAGTGGAGGATCCTGCAGCACCAGCACCCGCGCCAA ATTCTGACTACAATATGGATTCACCAGCTTCCAGCCCAGGAATAG CGGATTATGTCTTGGTTAATCAGCCACTAAATACAGCACCATCAGCGCGTGGAGGCGGCATTCAGTACTTTGTTCTGAGAGCAATGCTATTCTTAGTGCCCCTCCTTGCAATCCTATAA